Part of the Nocardia farcinica genome, GCCGGGGAACGCCTGCGACCGCCGGGGTGGACCGAGATCAGCGCGGTCTGCACCGCACCCCGGGCGCGCGGGCGCGGGTACGCCGCCGGGCTGGTGCGGGCACTCGTCGCGCGGATCGAGGCGCGCGGGGACCGGCCGTTCCTGCACGTCGCCGAGTCGAACACCGGCGCGATCGCCCACTACGAACGGCTCGGTTTCCGTACCCGGCGGCGCCTGACCTTCCGCGGCTTCCGCGTCCCATAACGGCCCGGCCCCGCGGCTCAACCCTGTGCCGCGAGCAGGTCGTCCACCTCGGCGCAGACCTGCTCGGTCCGCACCGTGGTGACCACGGAGTCGTCGTGCGGGCAGCGCGGCAGGGTCTCGTCGGTCAGGTCGGCGTGACAGACCGGGCAGTTCGTCATCCAGGAGGCCAGCACGCGGTCCCGGGCGCGGACCAGCGGACCCGCGTTGACGACATTGCCGATCCAGTAGATGCCGACCGTCGGTGTGCCGACCGCGCGGGCCAGGTGGCGCGGACCGCTGTCGTTGCCGAGGAACAGGGTGCTGCGCGCCAGCACCCCGCACAGCGCCGACATCGAGGCGCCGACCATCGAGCGCACCGCCTCCGGCTGCGGGGCGCGGCGCCGGGCGAGCAGGCAGACCTCCTCCACGAGCGGGCGCTCCGACTCCGCGCCGAGCACCAGGACCACCGCACCGCGCCCGACGCAGTAGGCCGCCACGTCGGCGAACCGGTCCGGCGGCCAGCGGCGGCGCGGGTCGGTGGCGCCCGGGTGCAGGGCGACGACCGGTCCGGCGGCCTCCTGCAGCACCGCCTCGGAGGCGAGCAGGTCGGCGCCGGTCACCTCGAGTTCCGGTTCCAGGACCACCGGCGCGGCCCCGGCCAGCCCGGCCACTTCCAGCCAGCGCAGCATCTCGTGCTGGTAGTAGCGGAACGGCAGGGTGCGGGTGAGCGGACCGGCGTCGGCGGCCCGTGGCCCGACGGTCCAGCGCGGCCCGAGCCCGGTCAGAAAGGGATTCGACCACGCGCCGCCACCGTGCAGCTGC contains:
- a CDS encoding glycosyltransferase family 9 protein; the protein is MTTREQVSRRSVLGPLAEPFPDVRSIVVLRGGGLGDLLFAMPAVHALAATYPDAQITLLGAPVHAELLGERPGPVAEVIPLPAAEHEAAFSRDFARRRPDLGVQLHGGGAWSNPFLTGLGPRWTVGPRAADAGPLTRTLPFRYYQHEMLRWLEVAGLAGAAPVVLEPELEVTGADLLASEAVLQEAAGPVVALHPGATDPRRRWPPDRFADVAAYCVGRGAVVLVLGAESERPLVEEVCLLARRRAPQPEAVRSMVGASMSALCGVLARSTLFLGNDSGPRHLARAVGTPTVGIYWIGNVVNAGPLVRARDRVLASWMTNCPVCHADLTDETLPRCPHDDSVVTTVRTEQVCAEVDDLLAAQG